From the Chryseobacterium fluminis genome, the window TATTTTATAGATTTTAATGCCGGCAATGCCTACCTTAAGTTTTTAACGGATCAGAATCTGAAGAAGTTACTGATCGGAGGAAGCTCTTCAAAGTTTCATAATCAGTTTTCACAGCAGTTGACTTTATTTTAAAGGATGAGAACTAAAAAAGCCCGGAGTTATGATGACCAAAAAATAAAAGATATTGAAAAAGCTGCTTCAAAATTTCGCCAGTCATTCATGTCTAATTCCAAATGGATCAGATTGATCGAAACAATAGTCGACCATGCTGATGAATTCAAAAAAATTCAGTTTAAAAAAATTCAGAATGACCGTATCGGAGAACTTTATCTCACCCATGAAAGTACTTTTGAATTTGATTATTGGCAGACCGGTTTTGAAGGAAACAGTTCTTTCGGGGGATGGCTGGAATACAGAGAAATAGAATATCTTATTTTTCCAAAAATTATTAATTCCGATCGCGTTCAGGATCTGGAAAGCATCAAATTAATCATCGAAAAAACAGGCATGTTTCACTGTGAAACTGATGAGAAGGAGATTAAACTGATCTGCTACAAAGAATAACGTTTATGATTATCATAAAACAAACGGTTACCGCTGAAAATCCAAATAACAGATTTTCTTATTAATAACATCCACGGCACATCATTAAATACAAAAACGTATAAATAAATACTTCTCAAATTATTACATTATTACATTGTTATATTGTTATATTGTTATATTGTTAAATTATCAGATTATCAGATTATTAAAATCATCAACCCTCTATATTAAAAAATCATGACCACCCTACTCTACGACGGCAGTTTCGACGGATTTTTCACTGCTATATTTGAAGTTTTCGAATACCGGTATCAGGAGGTGGAAATTGCAAGCCGGGAGAGATTCCATCAGGAAAATATTTTTGCTGAAATTCATGAGGTGATCACGCAGAATGATAAATCCGAAAGAGTTCTGAATAAATTGGAGAAGAATATCGGGAAGCCCGGAATTCATGACCTGCTTAAAGTCTTTTTATCGGAAGATCCCGGACTGGAACAGCTCATTCTGTCGGCTGTACGGCAGTCTGTAAAATATCCTGAAGAAAATATTCTGCAAAATTACGCTGACAGTGATATTTTGAAAATCGCAAAATTATGCAAATCCGTCAGTCGCGAAAGACACCGGATGACGGCCTTCGTTCGTTTTGAAAAAATGCAGGATG encodes:
- a CDS encoding TIGR03915 family putative DNA repair protein, which codes for MTTLLYDGSFDGFFTAIFEVFEYRYQEVEIASRERFHQENIFAEIHEVITQNDKSERVLNKLEKNIGKPGIHDLLKVFLSEDPGLEQLILSAVRQSVKYPEENILQNYADSDILKIAKLCKSVSRERHRMTAFVRFEKMQDEVFFAKIDPDFNVLPLIRKHFKDRYQDQKWMIYDLKRNYGLFYDLQDCDFFYPDEKLDLNKYQQKFHDQETQYQTLWQRYFTKTNIVERKNMKLHIQHVPRRYWKYLTEKH